From a single Pseudalkalibacillus hwajinpoensis genomic region:
- a CDS encoding ABC transporter ATP-binding protein produces MRNVLSFIKPYRVAAFIAALLMLVELVVELWLPLLMADIIDNGIVKEDLNVVTKLGIFMLVLTVISFVGSIINTFLASYVSQHYAFDLRKALFEKVQSFAFADFNRFPTSSLITRLTNDVNQVQLVVFMGLRIMVRAPLLVVGGVVMAFVVDVQLALLLTAAIPLVSVFLYFVMKKGVPLFSSVQDKLDRVNGVLRENLVGVRLVKAYRRSDHEQGRFQGVNDNLMNQTVTSLRLIELATPVLLILMNAAIVAVIWFGGLKVVGGGAQVGEVAAIITYGTRITVALTMFSFILMLLSRAKASAERMQEVLVTPTTKRDAGGVSVHKIEKLQFENVHFHYPDSEDDVLRDISFNAQIGQLIGVIGATGAGKSSLVQLIPGLYNPASGVIKVNDVDLHDLDLEELRSRIGMVSQEVVLFSGTIGENIRWGKEEADQTEVEAAAKAAQIHDFIMSLPKQYDTILGQKGVNLSGGQKQRLSIARALIRTPDILILDDSTSALDQSTEARLQEALKGQEFPGMIFLIAQKISSIKEADHILLLDEGEIIGEGTHDDLLMNHPVYRDIYISQYGEEAFNELKQQSF; encoded by the coding sequence ATGCGGAATGTATTATCGTTTATTAAACCATACCGAGTAGCTGCGTTTATTGCGGCTCTTTTGATGTTAGTTGAGCTAGTTGTTGAACTGTGGCTGCCGTTATTAATGGCGGACATTATTGATAATGGTATCGTAAAAGAAGATCTCAATGTAGTCACTAAATTGGGGATTTTCATGCTCGTACTCACGGTGATTTCATTTGTTGGTTCAATTATCAACACGTTTCTCGCCTCTTATGTAAGTCAACATTATGCCTTCGACTTAAGAAAAGCCCTCTTCGAAAAAGTGCAGTCTTTCGCATTCGCAGATTTCAATCGGTTTCCTACTTCTTCGCTTATTACAAGATTAACAAATGATGTAAACCAGGTTCAGCTGGTTGTATTTATGGGTCTTCGCATTATGGTGAGGGCACCCTTGTTAGTGGTGGGTGGCGTCGTGATGGCATTTGTCGTTGATGTTCAATTGGCCCTATTGTTAACAGCTGCGATCCCGCTCGTCAGCGTGTTTCTCTATTTTGTGATGAAAAAGGGGGTGCCTCTCTTCAGTTCAGTACAGGACAAACTTGATCGCGTAAACGGTGTCTTGCGTGAAAATCTCGTAGGCGTTCGGCTCGTGAAAGCCTATCGGAGAAGCGATCATGAACAGGGGCGTTTTCAAGGTGTGAATGACAATTTAATGAACCAAACGGTTACATCTCTTCGTCTAATCGAGCTTGCTACACCAGTATTATTAATTCTAATGAATGCGGCCATTGTAGCTGTGATCTGGTTTGGTGGCTTGAAGGTTGTTGGAGGAGGCGCGCAGGTCGGGGAAGTAGCAGCTATTATTACTTACGGCACGCGCATAACTGTTGCACTGACAATGTTTTCGTTTATTCTCATGCTTTTATCGCGAGCAAAAGCTTCCGCAGAGCGAATGCAGGAGGTGCTCGTGACACCTACAACCAAAAGAGACGCGGGCGGTGTATCCGTTCATAAGATCGAAAAGCTCCAGTTTGAAAACGTCCATTTTCATTATCCTGATTCAGAAGATGATGTATTAAGAGACATCAGTTTTAACGCTCAAATTGGTCAGCTGATTGGCGTGATCGGAGCGACAGGTGCAGGAAAGTCGTCACTCGTTCAGCTTATCCCGGGGCTATACAATCCTGCATCGGGTGTCATTAAAGTAAATGATGTTGATTTACATGACCTTGATCTTGAAGAGTTAAGAAGTCGAATCGGCATGGTGTCACAGGAGGTGGTTCTGTTTAGCGGTACGATTGGCGAAAACATTCGGTGGGGGAAAGAAGAGGCCGATCAAACAGAAGTCGAGGCTGCTGCTAAAGCAGCGCAAATTCATGATTTTATTATGTCGCTTCCGAAGCAATATGACACGATCCTTGGTCAAAAAGGAGTTAACCTGTCAGGTGGGCAAAAGCAGCGACTGTCAATCGCCCGCGCGCTTATTCGCACCCCGGACATTTTGATTCTAGATGACAGTACAAGTGCGCTTGATCAGAGCACAGAAGCGAGACTTCAAGAAGCATTAAAGGGGCAGGAGTTTCCTGGGATGATTTTCCTTATTGCTCAAAAAATCAGTTCGATTAAAGAGGCGGATCACATTCTCCTACTTGATGAAGGAGAAATCATTGGCGAAGGAACGCATGATGACCTGCTTATGAATCATCCGGTCTACCGTGATATTTATATTTCTCAGTATGGAGAGGAGGCATTCAATGAGCTCAAACAACAATCTTTCTAA
- the manA gene encoding mannose-6-phosphate isomerase, class I, with translation MMYQHEPLFLNPEFKDRLWGGTKLRDVFGYSIPTETTGECWGISAHQNGPSEVRNGPLAGKKLNEVWQSNRELFNDEAGDHFPLLVKILDADRDLSVQVHPDDTYAREIEGEAYGKTECWYIIDCDPGSELIFGHHAKSKESFEQMIADGEWDSLLRRVPIEPGELYFVPSGTIHAIGAGTMILETQQSSDTTYRVYDYNRTDGNGNTRELHIERSIDVSTIPHVDPGFHPVVKENDGLKQIQLVESEYFTVYRWEVDGEYNSTVDHSYLLVSVLSGEGHISSGEASFSVNQGDHFIIPSTMKEFKLEGDLEMIVSKSNKA, from the coding sequence ATGATGTATCAACACGAACCACTTTTTTTAAATCCAGAATTTAAAGACCGGCTCTGGGGCGGCACGAAGCTAAGGGATGTATTTGGCTATTCGATCCCAACCGAGACGACAGGGGAATGCTGGGGGATTTCAGCACATCAAAATGGACCAAGTGAAGTAAGAAATGGTCCACTTGCCGGGAAAAAATTGAACGAAGTTTGGCAAAGTAATCGAGAATTATTTAATGATGAAGCAGGAGATCATTTTCCATTATTAGTGAAGATTCTTGATGCGGATCGTGACTTATCAGTACAGGTCCATCCTGATGATACATATGCACGAGAAATAGAAGGAGAAGCATACGGAAAGACGGAGTGCTGGTACATCATTGACTGTGACCCAGGTTCTGAATTAATCTTTGGACATCATGCCAAGTCGAAGGAATCATTCGAGCAGATGATTGCAGACGGAGAATGGGACAGCTTGCTTCGACGGGTTCCGATTGAGCCAGGTGAACTTTACTTTGTGCCAAGCGGAACCATTCATGCGATTGGTGCGGGAACGATGATCCTTGAAACACAGCAGAGTTCAGACACTACTTATCGTGTTTATGACTACAATCGGACAGATGGAAATGGGAACACAAGAGAGCTACACATTGAACGGTCAATCGACGTCTCGACGATTCCTCACGTGGATCCTGGTTTTCATCCAGTGGTGAAAGAAAACGACGGGCTGAAGCAAATTCAACTTGTAGAATCCGAGTACTTTACAGTTTATCGCTGGGAAGTTGATGGAGAATATAACAGCACTGTGGATCATTCTTATTTGCTCGTAAGTGTGTTGAGCGGCGAAGGGCATATCTCTTCAGGAGAAGCTTCTTTTTCAGTGAACCAGGGCGATCATTTTATTATCCCATCAACAATGAAGGAATTTAAACTTGAAGGCGATCTAGAAATGATCGTATCAAAGAGTAATAAAGCATAA